One window from the genome of Yarrowia lipolytica chromosome 1B, complete sequence encodes:
- a CDS encoding uncharacterized protein (Truncated form of YALI0B00704g, highly similar to uniprot|P07170 Saccharomyces cerevisiae YDR226W Adenylate kinase cytosolic (EC 2.7.4.3) (ATP-AMP transphosphorylase), similar to Saccharomyces cerevisiae ADK1 (YDR226W); ancestral locus Anc_8.441) has translation MSTIEDLKATVERLAAQVHELEASAKSKIAPEVPKSIRMVLIGPPGAGKGTQAPNLVEKYCACHLATGDMLRSQVQQQTPLGVEAKKIMDAGGLVSDDIMVNMIRSELENNSKCKNGFILDGFPRTIPQAEKLDEMLAEKKQPLEKAVELKIPDDLLVGPNHRPTGPPRLGPILPQGLQPPQEGDD, from the coding sequence ATGTCCACCATTGAAGATCTGAAAGCTACCGTTGAGCGTCTGGCTGCCCAAGTGCACGAGCTCGAGGCTTCTGCCAAGTCCAAGATTGCCCCCGAGGTGCCCAAGTCCATCCGAATGGTTCTGATTGGTCCCCCCGGCGCCGGCAAGGGCACCCAGGCCCCCAacctggtggagaagtacTGCGCGTGCCATCTGGCGACGGGCGACATGCTGCGATCCcaggtccagcagcagactccTCTTGGAgtggaggccaagaagatcatgGACGCCGGAGGTCTGGTTTCCGACGACATTATGGTGAACATGATCCGGtccgagctggagaacaACTCCAAGTGCAAGAACGGCTTCATTCTGGACGGCTTCCCCCGAACCATCCCCCAGGCTGAGAAGCTCGACGAAATGCTCgcggagaagaagcagccCCTCGAAAAGGCCGTGGAGCTCAAGATCCCCGACGATCTGCTGGTGGGCCCGAATCACCGGCCGACTGGCCCACCCCGCCTCGGGCCGATCCTACCACAAGGTCTTCAACccccccaagaaggagatgattgA
- a CDS encoding uncharacterized protein (Compare to YALI0B00726g, highly similar to uniprot|P38791 Saccharomyces cerevisiae YHR068w DYS1 Deoxyhypusine synthase (EC 2.5.1. 46) (DHS), similar to Saccharomyces cerevisiae DYS1 (YHR068W); ancestral locus Anc_5.343), giving the protein MSETPNLATEAVLVHSAPVPEDAVPVSGIDFDKPENKNTRAADLVGAMNGMGFQATSLGQACNIIDEMRTWEGVDKEGNPAKTTIFLGYTSNLISSGLRSTLKYLVKNKMVSAIVSSAGGIEEDLIKCLAETYLGDFALKGSVLRETGMNRIGNLLVPNDNYCKFEEWVVPILDTMLEEQEKQGVSWTPSTVIDRLGKEIDNEDSVLYWAHKNQIPVFCPALTDGSLGDMLFFHTFKASPLQLKIDIVADIRKINSMSMAATRAGMIILGGGLVKHHIANACLMRNGADYAVYINTGQEFDGSDAGARPDEAISWGKIKAGAKHVKVYADATLVFPLVVAATFAKE; this is encoded by the coding sequence ATGTCCGAAACCCCGAATTTGGCGACCGAGGCCGTTCTGGTCCACTCCGCGCCCGTGCCCGAGGACGCGGTCCCCGTCTCCGGCATTGATTTCGACAAGCCcgaaaacaaaaacacccGGGCGGCCGATTTGGTCGGAGCCATGAACGGGATGGGTTTCCAGGCCACGTCGCTGGGCCAGGCCTGCAACATTATCGACGAGATGCGAACGTGGGAGGGCGtggacaaggagggcaaTCCCGCGAAAACTACGATTTTCCTGGGCTATACCTCCAACCTGATCTCGTCAGGCCTGCGTTCGACCCTCAAGTACCTGGTGAAGAACAAAATGGTGTCTGCGATTGTGTCTTCGGCCGGTGGCATCGAGGAGGATCTTATCAAGTGTCTGGCAGAGACCTATCTGGGCGACTTTGCGCTCAAGGGCTCTGTTCTGCGAGAAACGGGGATGAACCGAATCGGCAACCTGCTGGTGCCCAACGACAACTACTGCAAGTTTGAGGAGTGGGTGGTGCCCATTCTCGACACcatgctggaggagcaggagaagcaggGAGTCAGCTGGACGCCGTCGACCGTCATTGACCGCCTGGGCAAAGAGATTGACAACGAGGACTCGGTACTCTACTGGGCCCACAAGAACCAGATCCCCGTCTTCTGCCCGGCCCTCACCGACGGCTCTCTCGGAGATATGCTCTTTTTCCACACCTTCAAGGCCTCGCCTCTGCAACTCAAAATCGACATTGTTGCCGACATTCGCAAAATCAACTCCATGAGCATGGCCGCCACCCGTGCAGGCATGATCATTCTGGGAGGCGGTCTGGTCAAGCACCATATTGCCAACGCGTGTCTCATGCGAAACGGAGCCGATTACGCTGTTTATATCAACACTGGCCAGGAGTTTGATGGCTCTGACGCCGGAGCTCGTCCCGATGAGGCCATTTCCTGGGGAAAAATCAAGGCCGGAGCGAAACATGTCAAGGTGTATGCTGATGCCACTTTGGTGTTTCCTttggttgttgctgctaCTTTTGCAAAGGAGTAA
- a CDS encoding uncharacterized protein (Compare to YALI0B00682g, no similarity) — protein sequence MSSRSTSALSRNLISHAQESKVEISTHMKFLRKMRPRTSSRQRFLLLILDCPEVKKDVEGDEVESKDDAKESQTEDVMGAVMELNDTEENSISVEKKTKEASEKESRKESKTGDVAVEEVNSESQHVNNDIVPGRADAEPVKVEPRPENANEVIAEGGQGGGEERQGGEG from the coding sequence ATGAGTAGTAGATCCACCTCCGCGCTCTCTCGAAACCTCATCTCCCACGCCCAGGAGTCCAAAGTTGAGATTTCTACACACATGAAGTTCCTCCGAAAGatgaggccaaggacgagttcAAGGCAGAggtttctgctgctgattCTGGACTGTCccgaggtcaagaaggacgttGAGGGCGACGAGGTAGAATCTAAGGATGATGCAAAGGAGTCTCAAACTGAGGACGTCATGGGGGCAGTAATGGAGCTAAATGATACAGAGGAGAACTCCATTAGcgttgagaagaagaccaaggaggcaTCGGAGAAGGAATCCAGAAAGGAATCTAAGACAGGAGACGTCGCCGTTGAAGAGGTCAATTCCGAGTCTCAACACGTCAACAATGATATAGTGCCAGGGAGAGCAGACGCTGAACCAGTGAAGGTCGAGCCTAGGCCAGAGAACGCAAATGAGGTGATCGCAGAGGGaggacaaggtggaggagaagaaaggcaaggtggagaagggtgA